One region of Stegostoma tigrinum isolate sSteTig4 chromosome 19, sSteTig4.hap1, whole genome shotgun sequence genomic DNA includes:
- the LOC132210764 gene encoding osteoclast stimulatory transmembrane protein-like, with product MAMRPLTSISEVSIASAAGGLLYYWMSHTLQYKDALCGIAAGSLTSTIILLQFLVHPARCVFTLVIPTLGTKVGRKLLLTGICLLIAANVIPNIVQNIKLMRELPQCIMRSATENILNSTPVLSQATDVWKIKELNLIFPKQSLNLNHQIGHRHIENILTEVSQKINSEFHSIQLTHLEFDNGYLTRDLEKLAKSNPTNCDTFLAAAGMRTKTTGLKLSQKEMKKCLVHMAMITVCLALSAAVIADYGIFHLVSSLTKWTENVPCLSASLDVNIVIKWNIVLLVKIDQMVNVTREFPWNYTLVPTDCVRKPVPPDMQVIFFISAMYILAYFMAALDAYVVRIRRKIAASFFQKEEERIRYLYQMILKKYIKDGNAELLSSAEPSEGGAKERGWAEHEDGGFPQHLQGNGGSTQPGAESETIKIVSHETANVTFWNLEDSNEEETNLKN from the exons ATGGCCATGAGACCTCTAACATCCATCTCAGAAGTGAG TATCGCCAGTGCTGCTGGTGGCCTTCTATATTATTGGATGTCACACACACTCCAATACAAAGATGCTCTGTGTGGTATAGCTGCAGGCAGCCTTACCTCCACTATCATATTGCTTCAGTTTCTGGTGCATCCTGCCCGGTGTGTTTTTACTTTGGTAATACCAACACTGGGCACCAAAGTTGGTCGAAAATTGCTTCTGACTGGAATATGTTTACTCATTGCAGCGAATGTCATCCCAAACATTGTCCAAAATATTAAGCTGATGCGAGAACTTCCTCAGTGTATTATGAGGAGTGCAACAGAAAACATCTTAAATTCTACTCCAGTATTATCTCAGGCAACGGATGTTTGGAAAATCAAGGAACTAAATCTAATTTTTCCAAAACAGAGCTTAAACTTAAACCATCAGATAGGCCACAGACatattgaaaatattttgacAGAAGTCAGTCAGAAGATAAACAGTGAATTTCACAGTATACAA CTGACCCATTTAGAGTTTGACAATGGCTATCTCACCAGGGACCTGGAAAAACTAGCCAAGAGCAACCCCACCAATTGTGACACATTTCTGGCGGCTGCTGGAATGCGAACGAAAACAACAGGACTGAAACTGTCTCAAAAGGAAATGAAGAAGTGTCTAGTACACATGGCAATGATCACCGTATGCCTAGCACTGTCTGCAGCAGTAATAGCAGATTATGGCATCTTCCATCTTGTGAGCAGCCTGACAAAGTGGACGGAGAATGTTCCATGTTTATCTGCGTCCCTTGATGTCAACATTGTT ATAAAATGGAACATTGTTCTGCTGGTGAAGATTGATCAAATGGTAAACGTTACACGGGAATTTCCTTGGAATTACACCCTGGTACCAACTGACTGTGTAAGGAAGCCAGTTCCTCCAGATATGCAAGTAATATTTTTTATCAGCGCCATGTACATTCTTGCTTATTTTATGGCAGCGTTGGATGCTTACGTAGTTCGCATACGTAGAAAGATTGCAGCCTCATTCTTTCAGAAGGAGGAGGAAAGAATTCGTTATTTGTACCAGATGATTTTAAAGAAATACATAAAAGATGGCAATGCAGAACTCTTAAGCTCAGCTGAACCCTCTGAAGGAGGTGCCAAAGAGAGAGGGTGGGCTGAACATGAGGATGGAGGCTTTCCACAGCATTTGCAGGGAAATGGAGGATCAACTCAACCCGGGGCTGAATCTGAAACAATCAAAATAGTCAGTCATGAAACAGCGAATGTGACTTTCTGGAATTTGGAAGACAGTAATGAGGAGGAGACCAACCTTAAAAATTAA